In one Candidatus Ozemobacteraceae bacterium genomic region, the following are encoded:
- a CDS encoding DUF1788 domain-containing protein, with amino-acid sequence MESLQTAFEELKHRLKAGRSFSTPGDDPVWYLVFDPALMLAVKGRMKAWAAQLALDGWTLETFSMADAVHEILTTHDMRDVWLESEAESPHAFHEINATLADALTAEKALLNSLEARLAALAGRPMTVLFVTDLEALHPYLRVGTLEHQLQGRFTVPTVILYPGCRAGKHALRFLGIYPEDGNYRSTHIGG; translated from the coding sequence GTGGAATCGCTGCAAACCGCTTTTGAAGAGCTGAAACACCGTCTGAAAGCCGGCCGGAGCTTCTCCACGCCCGGCGACGACCCCGTCTGGTATCTCGTGTTCGATCCCGCGCTCATGCTGGCCGTCAAGGGCCGCATGAAAGCCTGGGCCGCCCAGCTCGCCCTCGACGGCTGGACGCTCGAGACCTTCTCGATGGCCGACGCCGTCCATGAGATCCTCACCACCCACGACATGCGCGACGTCTGGCTCGAATCCGAAGCCGAATCGCCCCACGCCTTCCATGAGATCAACGCGACCCTCGCCGACGCCCTCACCGCCGAAAAGGCCCTGCTGAACAGCCTGGAAGCGCGTCTCGCGGCTCTCGCCGGCCGGCCCATGACCGTGCTGTTCGTCACCGATCTCGAGGCGCTTCATCCCTACCTGCGCGTCGGAACGCTCGAGCACCAGCTCCAGGGGCGATTCACCGTTCCGACCGTCATCCTCTACCCCGGCTGTCGCGCCGGCAAGCACGCGCTCCGCTTCCTGGGCATCTACCCGGAAGACGGCAACTACCGTTCGACTCACATCGGGGGCTGA
- a CDS encoding DUF1819 family protein, with the protein MTHSTAAPRRSPTSPPDRRPRRYTTALSKGQGMPDETAALLRLWEPGMTVAALKRKAAASGALGRATALRVEDIVGRVFADRYLRGEPPAASHLKTLLELGVPWRSLMQLLLLYTARANPVLADFLENVYWRRFAAGALDITRDHALDFLTTATAEGAIDPPWSDIMMIRVARYLTGCLTEFGLAGPDRAGIRQILPFRLDDLTALYLAHELHFSGINDTSLVNHPDWRLFGLEPADVPPHLVRTAGRHFILQGAGDLVRIAWQYRSFEEALRGIAANRF; encoded by the coding sequence ATGACGCATTCCACCGCGGCACCCAGACGTTCCCCTACTTCGCCGCCTGACCGCCGGCCGCGCCGATACACCACGGCGCTCTCGAAGGGCCAGGGAATGCCCGACGAGACGGCCGCCCTGCTCCGCCTCTGGGAGCCGGGCATGACCGTTGCCGCCCTGAAACGGAAAGCGGCAGCATCCGGCGCCCTCGGCCGCGCCACCGCCCTGCGCGTCGAAGACATCGTCGGCCGCGTCTTCGCCGACCGCTACCTGCGCGGGGAGCCGCCCGCCGCGTCGCACCTGAAGACCCTGCTCGAACTCGGCGTCCCATGGCGCAGTCTCATGCAGCTCCTCCTGCTGTACACGGCCCGGGCAAACCCGGTCCTGGCGGACTTCCTGGAAAACGTCTACTGGCGAAGGTTCGCGGCCGGCGCCCTCGATATCACCCGGGACCACGCGCTCGACTTCCTGACCACGGCCACGGCCGAGGGCGCCATCGACCCGCCCTGGTCGGATATCATGATGATCCGCGTCGCCCGCTACCTGACCGGCTGCCTGACCGAGTTCGGCCTCGCCGGGCCCGACCGCGCCGGCATCCGCCAGATTCTCCCCTTCCGGCTTGACGACCTGACCGCCCTGTATCTGGCCCACGAGCTCCACTTCTCCGGCATCAACGACACCTCGCTCGTGAATCATCCCGACTGGCGGCTGTTCGGCCTCGAGCCGGCCGACGTCCCGCCCCACCTCGTCCGCACAGCCGGCCGGCACTTCATCCTGCAGGGCGCCGGCGACCTCGTGCGCATTGCGTGGCAGTATCGCTCCTTCGAGGAGGCCCTTCGTGGAATCGCTGCAAACCGCTTTTGA